From the Synergistes jonesii genome, one window contains:
- a CDS encoding IS256 family transposase, whose product ADAISAVYPKAEIQRCIVHQIRYTTKFVSYKDIKAFMNDLKGVYQAPTLEQAEEGLDRLEEKWGSKYPSSVASWRNNWPQLSAYFKYPYELRRMIYTTNQIENYNRQLRKVTKTRTIFPSDDALLKLLYLATMDITEKWTGRDRDWSKILSQLCIYFEERIEPGDLE is encoded by the coding sequence TGCAGATGCGATAAGCGCCGTATATCCCAAGGCCGAAATCCAGCGCTGCATTGTCCATCAGATCCGTTACACGACAAAATTCGTCTCTTACAAGGACATTAAGGCTTTTATGAATGATTTGAAGGGTGTCTATCAGGCTCCTACACTGGAGCAGGCCGAGGAAGGGCTTGACAGACTTGAAGAGAAGTGGGGCTCGAAATACCCGTCTTCGGTAGCGAGCTGGCGGAACAACTGGCCTCAGTTATCCGCTTATTTCAAGTATCCCTATGAGCTGCGCCGGATGATCTATACGACAAACCAGATCGAGAACTACAACCGGCAGCTCAGGAAAGTGACAAAAACACGTACGATCTTCCCCTCAGACGACGCCCTTCTCAAGCTCCTTTATCTTGCGACGATGGACATCACTGAAAAGTGGACCGGCAGGGACAGGGACTGGAGTAAAATTCTGTCACAGCTGTGCATTTACTTTGAGGAACGCATAGAACCCGGAGATCTGGAATAG
- a CDS encoding IS630 transposase-related protein, which translates to MTCYSKDLRERAIKYLLGGHTPNKTSKVFNVGKTALWRWKKQLEEQVDLEDKPRGEIFQEG; encoded by the coding sequence ATGACGTGCTATTCAAAAGACTTACGAGAACGAGCTATAAAATATCTGCTTGGCGGGCACACTCCCAATAAGACTTCAAAGGTTTTCAATGTAGGCAAGACCGCGCTGTGGCGCTGGAAGAAGCAGCTTGAGGAACAGGTGGATCTGGAAGACAAGCCAAGGGGGGAAATATTTCAAGAAGGTTGA
- a CDS encoding type II toxin-antitoxin system YafQ family toxin — protein MTNKYAVIWTKQFKKDFKAAKRQRKDITLLLDVIEMLANDIPLPPRHDDHALAGDWKGYRECHVSPDWLLVYIKEADVLVLTLYRAGSHSEIFGK, from the coding sequence ATGACTAATAAATACGCCGTCATCTGGACGAAACAATTCAAAAAAGACTTTAAAGCCGCAAAACGCCAGAGAAAAGATATTACGCTTTTGCTCGACGTCATTGAAATGCTAGCCAACGACATACCGTTGCCGCCAAGACATGACGACCACGCCCTCGCGGGCGATTGGAAAGGCTACAGGGAATGCCACGTCTCGCCGGATTGGCTCCTCGTATATATCAAAGAAGCCGACGTCTTAGTCCTTACACTCTACCGCGCGGGCAGCCACTCCGAAATATTCGGCAAATAA
- a CDS encoding type II toxin-antitoxin system RelB/DinJ family antitoxin, producing the protein MPKTEILHIRVEPEIKQMADQTFRDLGLTTADAVNVFLRKSIDAGGFPFSVRRRLSKETLEAMEEAWRLARDPDAKTYHSMEEIIAELESDD; encoded by the coding sequence ATGCCTAAAACAGAAATACTTCATATAAGAGTGGAGCCCGAAATAAAACAGATGGCCGATCAGACTTTCCGTGATTTAGGCCTCACCACAGCCGACGCCGTGAACGTCTTCCTGCGCAAATCCATCGACGCCGGCGGTTTCCCATTTTCCGTGCGGCGCAGGCTCAGCAAGGAGACACTTGAAGCCATGGAAGAAGCGTGGCGTCTGGCACGCGACCCCGATGCTAAAACTTATCACTCAATGGAAGAAATAATAGCGGAGCTGGAATCCGATGACTAA